The DNA window ACAAATCAGACTCCAATTTGAAACAAGCAATCTGAGGAGCTCAAATCAGCACAAGGTGGGGCAAACCTGATCTCCAGGCATCCTTACCAGCAATACCACCGCCGCCAAGGCCGGATCTGGCGCACTCACGGTGCTGAGGCGATtttgccgccgccatggctggatCCAGCGCGTCCACGGTGCTATGGGCCAGGTCTGCGTAGAGCCGATGTTTCAGCACCCTTCCTTAACGTAAGTGGGCTGGTGGCCACCTCTTCCTCTGCTTGCCACAGCCTTCACAGGTCCAAGGCACGGCTGCTGTGGGGTGGGTGGAGGGCTTGGGACTATGGTCGTGGGGGTGCACGAGGAGGTCACGAGGGCGGTGGGTGGCACAGAGATGGGAGGCGCCACAGGTGGCGGCGGCGCAGGGGTGGACGGAGGACTGGGAGGCTGTGGTCGCGGGGGTGGGGGAGGAGCACCTGAGGGCCGCGGTGAAGGGGTGGCCGGAGGGCCTGGAGACAATGGCGCGTGGGGAGCGGAGTCGGAGCCGAGCGCTGCCGCGGCGCATGGGGGAGCGAGTGGGGAATTTTGGGGAGAGATTATTAGGGTTTGGGGTGGGCCGGACTGAGATATTTACATGGGTGGGAAATTTTGTATGTAGGACCCACAAACTGTAGTGCGCAGGACCTCAATTTTTCCACGCGCCTTCGAGCAGTGAACGTGTAAGAAGCCAGATTTTTTCGCCTGAGCCGCGGGAAGGGGAACTCCTGTTGGTTCACACTGGCTGTCAGGAGTGATTTTAGGATTCCTGTCGTTTTATCAAAATTCCCATGGGTTTAAAAAACCGACAGGAATGTTCTGAGTTTCTCCCGTCGGTTTTTGTAGACCGTTAGGAGTAATCGTAGTTCCTAACAGGTTTTAAAAAACCATCAGGAATAACCCTAAGTCTTGTAGTGTCTCCTCTCAGCGGTGCCGCCGCTCCGCCCCTCGCTACACCTCCgcgttgtaaggaaaatagaccccaTGGGATATTTAGTTTGGATTTCGGTGTTTGATGGTCAACATGACCATTTGGCCGTGATCCTCTCATAGAGAGAGAGGGGCGGTcttatccaagtaggaatcaatCCCAAAACACATTCCTCAAGTTTCTAACGTCGAAAAAGTCCAAAAACCGATTTGGAAATCAAACCGATTCAGACTCAGCAGAAAAATCGGATTGGCCAGCTTGGAGTCGCCTATGAACCCTGGGGGTTGTGGCCGGGCCAGCACTTGGGCAGTCGGCTTTGCCAACTAGGTGCGTCGGCTAAGCCAACTTGGGCAGAGCAGCAGGCTTGGCCGAGACCGGCGCTGTCCTCCTCCTTCTATTGTTTATTTCTTCGTCTTTTGTCGCACCAAATATTTTTGAACACCCTTTTAATGCTAGAAACTTAACAGCAATAGCCCATTTTCTAAGTTGACATATTTTTGGGTGTCAACACGTACATAAAAACCTATAGCCCAAATAGTCAGTCGCGCAGCATTCATAACTCCAGTAGAACAAGTATAGATTACATGAGGAACCGAACCCTGCCGTGCCGAGATCTTTCGACTTTCGCTGTTGCGTGGGAATACCTTGAGCAATGCTGGAAAGGTACCTTGCGTAGCTCCACACACAGTGCCCGTCCGTTGTTTGGGGAACATGCATGCTTTTTCTTTCTCGGTGGGGACTCGGGAGCTTTATTAGAAAATAACCACTCAGCCATCCAAGCTATGCCTGAAGTGTGGATAGCAGATGCATGCACACAATACACAGAATGGCACTACCCTTTTTATTTGTTTAATCTTTGCTCAACCCCTCAACACgacggccccgttcggcttaccccatatccggtttgtttgacttcttttttcagccggaacaatatttttctctcacaacaattcagccagaacagtgtttttcagccagtttcagccaaaattctaccGAGCGAACGAGGCCTAAAGTGTGCACGAGACAAGAGGGATCGAAACCTGTCGTGCTGACAATCGTCACTTGCATGAGACTAGCGCATGAAAAGCTAATAAGGGCATAAAGCATAAAGTCTATCATGGTATTGACAAGGGAATATATAAAGCCTAATATAAGATGACTTGATCAAGTAATGCCATTATTGGGACACACGCATGCATGCAGACCAATGTTTTAAATAGCAGACTAAGGCGTTTAGCAATATATCTCTAAAACAGTTAATAGCGGAGCTATATCGGACTATAGCGGGATATAGTGGCTAAATTGTACATGAACCCAAATAGCGGCACCCTGCCTCGAAAggctatagcgggctatagcaGCAGATATAGCGGGAGATTTAAAACTATGATGCAGACATCGGCGCAAGATGTTGTGCGTGCCGTGTCAGCTACTCGATCGATCAGCTCTATATATAATGCGTAGATCGAGCCAAGCCCATGGGTGTGTACTTCACTCAAAAGCTTCACTTCACCCAGCAGAACAATGGCGGATCAGAACGATGAAGAGTTGGGTAAAGCAGGGAAGAACCCGCCATCTCCATCGATATCGCCAATGGACATCGGCGCATCGACATcggcatcggcatcggcatcGACATCGACATCGACATCGGCGGAGTACCAGCTGAAGAAGTACCTGCTGCTGCTGGCCACACTGGTGGCGACGGTGACCTACGCGGCGGGGCTCAACCCGCCGGGGGGTTCCTGGCTGGAGGACGACACCGACACGTCGTCGCGGCACTTGGCCGGCGACTCCATTCTCCGGGAGACCAACTACATCCGTTACATCGTCTTCTACTGCTTCAACGCCATCTCCTTCGCGGCGTCGctcgtcgtcagcctcctgctcctcctcctgcacaGGGGCGACCAGGGCTGGCTGCTCAAGCTCACGCGGGCGGTCATGGTGGTCGACCTGCTCAGCCTCATGGGCGCCTACGCCGCCGGAGGCAGCCACGACAGGTTCACCACGGTCTGCGCCGCCGGGCTGGTCGGCGCCACCTTTGCTTGCATCAGCTTCGTCGTCCCCTGCATGATATTTAAACAAGACAAGGCGGCAACCGCAACGCGGTCGCCGGGTGAcaaccacgaccacgaccacgagCAGTCCAAGCACGAGATCCTGCTGGTGCTCGCCATCTTCGTGGCCACCATCGCGTACGTGGCCGGGCTGAACCCACCGGGTGGCTTCTGGCGGAGCACAGAGGAAGGTCACCACACCGCCGGCAACCCCGTGCTGCAGGGCTTCCATCCGATCCGCTATAAGTTCTTCTTCTTCAGCAACACCGCCGCCTTCGTCACGTCGCTGCTGGCTATCACCTTCACCGCCTACGAGAAGGTGGACCTCAAGGCTGTCAAGGTTCCGCTGTGTGGGCTCATCATCACGGGGATCTTGGGCCTCGCCGGCGCCTACGCCGCTGGGAGCTGCAGGGACAGCAAGCACACCGGCTATGTTCTAGCCCTAATTGTCCCAGTTCTTGGCTGCATCTTTCTACAACGGTTTCTTGCCATCAATCTGCAACATCACTTCAGCTTTGGTAGCGGGTATGCAGATGCACTATGCAATACTCATCTTTATCTTTGCAAAGCGTAGTTTACatttcaagttgaaatttcctttgGCAAGTAGTGTGCATTAAGAGATTCAAACTAAACATCTTGCTTTAACAATTCAAACTTGCTGGTATAACTTCTTTAACAAAAACTAGCTGCCTAAGAATTTTAAGATTATTACATCATTAACCAAGCTCCTACACTGGTTAAAATCTCAGGAGATATACGTGTATTAAAAGTTTGTGAACAAGTTTAGAGCCTAGAACTAGTCAAAAATGCTTATTTTTGTTGTTTGTATTTGTTCGTTTCTAAAACAATGATCTGGAGTCTCAATACCATTACGACAAATTCAGCAGTTATTCTATATATTTTTCCATCTATATTCATAGTTCACTCGTTGTATTGGACCTTTTCGTGCGTGTATTAGATACTTGTTTATTCGAAGGTTTTGCTTAAGCTATGTCAGCTCTTGTTTGCAAATTAAGTCTCATGACGACATAAAACTAGATTTGGGATAAATTGTTAATTCCTCAAATTTTTTGATCCACAAGTTAAAGCTACATTGCTTATTATTGTTACCTTCTATCACAAATTCTCCTTTGATGCTTTtattaaacatatatatatatatatatatatatatatatatatatatatatatatatatatatatatatatatatatatatacacacacacttcAAGTTATTACAATGGCATAAATTGTTATTTTCAGCATGTAACATGATTCTTAATATTCTAAACTTCCTCTATGAAAGGATTATGTGTATAGTAGTTTTATAATTAAGGATAGAGTGATCAGAATCAAACTACCAATGTAGATGTTCTTTAATGTTTTTATTCTAAATTTACAAATTTTATATAATGTAACTGCATACATAGTGCCATTGGTATGTGATTTGGTAAGGGGGCATTTTTCATGATTGCAAAACTATAAAGTTATGTATTTATCTCTTATACATGCATGTGTATATATTTGGTATTCATGGTAGCACACAGCACATAGGTGGGCAATCTATGTAAAAATATTTTGGAGTTATTTTatgttatttttcataatggcTTTGTTTGATGGTTTAGTTGAAGATTTTTCATAATGGAAAGGGTGTGtagtttttttagaaaatgaaacAAATACAATGGCAATGATAGTTCAAGTTATGTAACCAAATTAATCGCCAAGCGTTTCtaatttttttagattttttcatTAATATCATTTTGTCACCAAATGTATTCTAGTTTGCAATTTTTTAGTCATTTACTATTTGTGAAATATATGTAGGTCAACAGGCAGTGGAGAACGCAATGATCTGGAGAAGCCTCGTGAAGTCATTCAGTTGCTTGCCACTCTTGCGGCGACGGTCGCTTACCAAGCAGGAGTGGATCCACCTGGCGGCGTCTGGGCTGACAACAGGGAGGGCCACATCGTCGGAGACCCGATCCTCCAGACGACCCATCCCGGGCGGTACAGGGTCTTCTTCTACTTCAACTCGGCGGCGTTCGTGGCGTCCCTCGTCATCATGGTGATGCTGCAGAGCGAGCGCCTCGTGAGAGGGCACGCGCTGGAGGCGGCCATGATCCTGGACCTGTTCGGCCTTATAGGCGCGTACGCCGCCGGGAGCAGCAGGGACACGAGCACCTCCATCTACACGCTCGCCATCTCCGGCGGCGTCCTTGTCTACGTGGTGATCCACGTCGTGTTCTTCACGCTAGACCACCACCACCCCGGCAGCAAGCAGGGCGGCGGTGAGGAAGctaagaaggaggaggaggatgtgATGGAGAAGAAGCGCGAGGTGCTGCTGCTCCTCGCAATCTTGGCGGcaaccctcacctatcaggctgGCTTGACGCCGCCGGGCGGCCTGTGGGAGAACGGGCGCCGCGCCGGCTTCCCGGTGCTCCTGGACAAGTACCCTCGCCGTTACAAGGCCTTCTTCTACTGCAACGCGGCGAGCTTCATGGCGTCCGTGGCGCTCATCGTGCTCCTCCTCAACCCGACCCTGTATGTGCCGGGCATCAAGTGCTACGCGCTCTTTGTCTGCATGGTGGCCGGCATGTTCGGCCTCATCGGTGCCTACGCTGCCGGAAGCTCCCTGCATCTGGGAACCTCCATTGTTGACCTGGCATTGGTATTTGCGGTCTTCGCAATCGTAGTCTATGTGGCCATCATCCGCCATGGTCAGCAGCAAAACAAGGAGCCGCCTAAAGGTGAAGCAGAAGGTAGCAAGAACCAGTCCTCAA is part of the Miscanthus floridulus cultivar M001 chromosome 9, ASM1932011v1, whole genome shotgun sequence genome and encodes:
- the LOC136481023 gene encoding uncharacterized protein, which translates into the protein MADQNDEELGKAGKNPPSPSISPMDIGASTSASASASTSTSTSAEYQLKKYLLLLATLVATVTYAAGLNPPGGSWLEDDTDTSSRHLAGDSILRETNYIRYIVFYCFNAISFAASLVVSLLLLLLHRGDQGWLLKLTRAVMVVDLLSLMGAYAAGGSHDRFTTVCAAGLVGATFACISFVVPCMIFKQDKAATATRSPGDNHDHDHEQSKHEILLVLAIFVATIAYVAGLNPPGGFWRSTEEGHHTAGNPVLQGFHPIRYKFFFFSNTAAFVTSLLAITFTAYEKVDLKAVKVPLCGLIITGILGLAGAYAAGSCRDSKHTGYVLALIVPVLGCIFLQRFLAINLQHHFSFGSGSTGSGERNDLEKPREVIQLLATLAATVAYQAGVDPPGGVWADNREGHIVGDPILQTTHPGRYRVFFYFNSAAFVASLVIMVMLQSERLVRGHALEAAMILDLFGLIGAYAAGSSRDTSTSIYTLAISGGVLVYVVIHVVFFTLDHHHPGSKQGGGEEAKKEEEDVMEKKREVLLLLAILAATLTYQAGLTPPGGLWENGRRAGFPVLLDKYPRRYKAFFYCNAASFMASVALIVLLLNPTLYVPGIKCYALFVCMVAGMFGLIGAYAAGSSLHLGTSIVDLALVFAVFAIVVYVAIIRHGQQQNKEPPKDDQRSPEQKAANLKKEFDVMMAKYLMLVGILAASVTYLTGLKPPGGLWREDGAGHDAGNPVLYDVDRHRYNAFFYSNSTSFMASITVIALLLSRMILGSKSNKPLWPMHTAMLLDMLALLGAYAAGSARDWCTSKDVALLLFPVLAFVLLLFFWKKGPQPANT